Within Sediminitomix flava, the genomic segment CTATTTTATCCAAGGAACATAAAAAACATAACAAGGGGCATATTGCACAGGCGTTCTGCGACGCAATCCGCCTGCGACACCATGCCCGAGTCGTTAGAGCTAATTAAGCTAACTAAAAATGTCAACAGCAAAGAATTTGAAAAATGGGGCTGTATTTGAAGTCGAATTAGATGGAGGTATAGGCTTTGGTTATGTAAAGATGCTATTTTCAGATCAGTTAGGTCATGAAATAGAGTTTGATCATTTTATTATTAAAATTTACAATATCTATTCTGACACTAGTTTAAAAAAAGATTTTACTCCATCACTTTTTGAGACTGATGACCTTATTACCTCACCTCCAAACATGTTTTTTAGACCTGTCTTGAGAGGAAGAGATAGTTGGAAGTATATAGGAGAAAGCGAATTAACTGAAGAAGATTTTATTTTACCAGATTATATAGGAGGAAGAGGTTTTACTGATACTAAAGACGATGTTAGAAGTAGAATAGAATCTGGAGGGCAGGAGTCTATAATTCATAATTTCATGAATAAGCGAATGTATTCAAGAGATTTTAATGATATCAAGCATTTAGGATTTTGGCGAAGTCAATGTTCAGAGGCCATTAATCGCTTTTTATCAATCTATTGGATGAATGAAAAAGGAATGAACCCTTATGAATATTACAAAAAATATAGAGGACAAGTTGGTAAGAAAACAGAGGTGAAATATTTTGCTCTGGAAAATGGCTTTAATCTTTTTGAAGAAATGACTAAAGAGTTTCAAGCTCTTAAAAAAGGACAAAGATTACGAGCACTTGCATTAGAAGAATATAAACCAGTAAAAAAATAGCTCTAACAAAGGGCATATTGCACAGTCGTCATGCGACGCAATCCGCCTGCGACACCATGCCCGAGTCGTTATGGGTAATTAATCGTTGAGCAAGTATTTCTGTAGCTCTTTTATTTTAATTCAATTTTATGGAAAAAAAGGTAATATTAATTGTAGGTCATCCTAATAATGTAGAAGAAGGTAAGAGATTTGATTATTTTACTTCTCTTTATAAAAAGTATTTTATGAGTATTGCTGGTGGTGCTTTTGAAGGCGAAGATATACTTGAATATAAAGAGCAACGTTTGGAAAATATAGAATCTGAACTTTCAAAATTAAATGCATGCTATGTTATCGT encodes:
- a CDS encoding Imm26 family immunity protein, with product MSTAKNLKNGAVFEVELDGGIGFGYVKMLFSDQLGHEIEFDHFIIKIYNIYSDTSLKKDFTPSLFETDDLITSPPNMFFRPVLRGRDSWKYIGESELTEEDFILPDYIGGRGFTDTKDDVRSRIESGGQESIIHNFMNKRMYSRDFNDIKHLGFWRSQCSEAINRFLSIYWMNEKGMNPYEYYKKYRGQVGKKTEVKYFALENGFNLFEEMTKEFQALKKGQRLRALALEEYKPVKK